In Aspergillus oryzae RIB40 DNA, chromosome 6, one genomic interval encodes:
- a CDS encoding uncharacterized protein (predicted protein): protein MHQFLTLAALLATTALAADRTPALVARQVVELPCSYQGEKECGSGCIPLSYTCCPNNLGGCPLGSYCDGLGCCPNGKTCTGPGGVSTRPGSTITVTNSLTNTLTSTSTSTHTLSSSEVVTPTYTPTPSSSTSSSRSVIPPSSSAVPPSSSTPAVSPTSPPLHTGAASHLTPGFYAAAGLIVGAAIF, encoded by the coding sequence ATGCATCAGTTCCTCACCCTAGCTGCCCTCTTGGCAACCACAGCCCTCGCGGCAGATCGCACACCAGCCCTGGTTGCCCGTCAAGTGGTTGAGCTCCCTTGCTCCTATCAAGGTGAAAAAGAGTGTGGCAGCGGCTGCATCCCTCTTTCCTACACCTGCTGCCCCAATAACCTCGGTGGCTGTCCCCTGGGATCCTATTGCGACGGTCTGGGTTGCTGCCCTAATGGAAAGACCTGTACCGGTCCAGGAGGCGTTTCTACTCGTCCCGGATCGACTATCACCGTGACCAACTCTCTGACCAACACATTGACGTCCACAAGCACCTCCACTCACACTTTGTCGTCCAGCGAGGTTGTGACCCCGACCTACACCCCAACACCTAGCTCGAGCACCTCGTCCTCTCGGAGCGTCATCCCTCCCAGTTCGAGCGCGGTGCCTCCCTCGTCATCTACACCGGCTGTGTCGCCTACCTCTCCTCCGCTTCATACTGGGGCAGCTTCTCACTTGACCCCGGGTTTCTATGCTGCTGCCGGACTCATCGTTGGTGCTGCTATCTTTTAG